In one window of Nerophis ophidion isolate RoL-2023_Sa linkage group LG05, RoL_Noph_v1.0, whole genome shotgun sequence DNA:
- the LOC133552306 gene encoding DNA oxidative demethylase ALKBH2-like produces the protein MEKFMSKRSCSTDDSQINLRKKIKANEELEQMVNAEEEDEFSDPVPWQKIESESLDCDYALLFSKEEADHLLVKLEEEVVYSTGEEAQVQVFGKVYNIPRKQATYGDTGLTYTYSGVTRLSCPWTPTLAHIRDAVTKTTGHTFNFVLVNRYKDGRDHMGEHRDDEKELDPSCPIASVSLGAAREFVFRHKDARGKESCRRIEPVKLVLAHGSLLLMNSPTNTFWYHSLPVRKKVLMPRINLTFRRILPTRRK, from the coding sequence ATGGAAAAGTTTATGAGTAAACGATCATGCAGTACTGATGATAGCCAAATAAAcctcagaaaaaaaattaaagcaaATGAGGAACTGGAGCAGATGGTGAATGCTGAAGAAGAGGATGAGTTCTCTGATCCAGTTCCTTGGCAAAAAATCGAGTCAGAAAGTCTGGACTGTGACTACGCTTTGCTCTTCAGCAAGGAGGAAGCAGACCATCTTTTGGTGAAACTGGAGGAGGAGGTGGTGTATTCAACAGGTGAAGAAGCACAGGTGCAGGTGTTTGGAAAGGTGTACAATATACCGAGGAAGCAGGCTACCTATGGCGATACAGGACTGACTTACACGTATTCTGGAGTGACACGTCTATCCTGCCCATGGACACCCACACTGGCACATATCCGCGATGCTGTCACAAAAACAACAGGACATACCTTCAATTTTGTCCTGGTCAACCGGTACAAAGATGGGCGGGACCACATGGGTGAACATCGTGACGACGAGAAGGAGCTGGATCCTAGCTGCCCCATAGCATCAGTTTCTCTCGGTGCCGCGCGAGAGTTTGTGTTCCGTCACAAGGATGCACGTGGAAAAGAGAGCTGCCGGCGCATCGAGCCCGTCAAGCTGGTGTTGGCTCACGGAAGTCTGCTGCTCATGAACTCACCAACCAACACTTTCTGGTATCACAGCCTTCCTGTACGAAAAAAGGTCCTCATGCCTCGTATCAACCTCACATTTAGACGCATACTGCCCACTCGCAGAAAATGA